The Streptomyces sp. NBC_00775 genome includes the window CGAATATGACCCCGAATCCGGCGGACCCGCCACTGCCCCCTCCCCAACCCCATAGGGCTGCGATTGGCCGCAGCTCGATTTCGAGGACGACCTATGGGCGTTCTACTTAGACGCCTGCGGGTTCAAGCCGACGAACGCACCCTGCAGCGGATCACGCTCAGCCCCAGCCGGGCTCTGGTGTACCCGCGCAGGCACGACACCCTCGGCCAACTCGCAGCCGGCTTCGGCATCTCCGTCGGCACCGCCCACGCCTACACGGCCGCGGTAATCCACCTGCTCGCCAGCCGCGCGCCCGGCCTATTGCGCGCCCTGACCGCGGCCCGTACCCACGGAATCATCCGGATCTGCGAACGCCAGGCCCCAGCCGTCAGGTGGTGTACTCCGAGTTCAGCCGCACATACCCCTCGGTGAGGTCGCAGCCGTAGACAGTGAACGCCCCGTCCGCGATGCCGAGGTCGATGCCGATGATGACCTCGTCGCCCTGAAGGTGCTCGGCGACGGCGGCGCGCAGGGCATCCTCGTCGCGGGCGGCGTCCGCACGGGGCGGGTACACCTCCACCGCTCCGAAGCGGATCGTCACCGCGTCCTGGTCGATGTCGGTGTCGTCGGAGCACTTGCCGATGGCCATGGAGACCCGCCCCCAGTTGGGGTCACTGCCGTGCACCGCGGTCTTCACGAGCGGCGAGTTGACGACGGTCTTGCCCACCCGCTTGGCCTGCGCAGCGTCACGCGCGCCCGTGACCTGGACCTCGATCAGCTTGCTAGCCCCCTCCCCGTCGCTCGCGATGTCCTTGACGAGGGCGAGCGCGGCCTCGTACAGGACCGACTCGAACGCGACGGGATCGACGTCCCCGGCCAGCCCGTTGGCGAACAGCACCGCCGTGTCGCTGGTCGACGTGTCCGTGTCGATGCTCACCGCGTTGAACGTCCGGTCCATGACCCGCCGGAAGATCCGGTCCTGCTCGGCGGGGTCGAGCCGCGCGTCGGTGGCGAAGAACGTCAGCAGCGTCGCCATGTCCGGCTCGATCATGCCGACGCCCTTGGCGATGCCGACGAGCGTCGCGTCCCCGCACCGCAGCCGGACCTCCTTCGGCCGGGTGTCGGTCGTCATGATGGCGCGGGCGGCACGGTCGAAGCCGCCCTCGGGGAAGGGCCAGGACAGCGACTTGAGGTGCTCACGGATCTGCGGCATCGGGTACTGCCGGCCAATCACCCCGGTGGAGGCGATGAGGAGTTCACCCTCGGGCACCCCGAGGGTGCGCGCCACGGACTCACGCACCTCGCGCGCGTTGGCCTCGCCCTCCCGCCCGGTCGCGACGTTCGCGTTGCGGGCCAGCACCACCACGCCCCGCGCCCGCCCGTCGGCGATCGCGTCCCGGCTCAGCAGGACACTCGGCCCGGCGAACCGGGAGCGAGTGAACACCGCGCTGACCTGGGCCGGGACCGTGGAGGCCAGCACGGTGAAGTCGTCCCGGCCGTCGTCGGCGAGACCGATCGGCGCGGTGTGCACGACGAAGCCCCGTGGGGTCGCCTTCTCTTCGGAGTTCTCGGTGTTCTCGGTGACTTCGGAGTCGGACATGGTCATCGTCTCCCGTCTGCATTACTTCCAGTAGGTCAGCATATTCATGCATCGCGATCGGAGCGACCCGACCGATCCGAACGCGCCGCAACCCCCTCCCGAACACGGAGAGGGGGTGCGGTCGACCGTACGTGCGATGCCGTGGTTACCGGCGCGGCGAGAACGTGACCACGTCGCCCGCCCGCTCGCCGCCCGACAACTGCCCGTTCCGGTCCGTCCGGATGTACACCCGGTGCAGCCACCGGTCCTTGCCGTCCCAGCGCGGGCTGAACGGCGTACGGGCGTGTGTGGTGCGGAAGTTGTCGATGATCAGCAGGTCGCCGGGGGTGAGCTTCACGGACTCCGTGACGTCGTCCAGGGCCTGGGAGAGGGCGGCGACCGCCTCCTTGTCGGCCGGCTCCACCGGGGCCAGCAGCTCCCGGTCGTAGCCGAGGTACGGGTCCTTCTCGTCCCCGTACAGCGGCTTGACGTTGGCGATGGCGCCCGGGTCCTCGACGCCGCCGCGGAAGGCGACGTCCACGCAGCAGGGCTGCTTGCGGTCGTACAGCCTGGCCTTCGTCTCGTCGTCGAGGAGCCCCAGCGCCTTGCGCACCGAACCGACGAGTGTCTCGGCCCGGCGCTCGTGGTCCGCGCGGGAGCAGGCGAGCATGACGTAGTTCGGCTGGAGGACGTGGTACGCCATCTCCGTGTGGAACTCGAGGAGGGTCTCGGAGGTCTCCGAGGAGAGGTAGTGGGCGCCCGGCGACGGGTACACGTCGTGGTAGACCGTGCCCGAGCGCAACTCCGCGTAGCCGGTGTGGAGTCCGAGCCTGCGGCCGGTCACGGCGAGCATCGCCTCCATGACCAGCCGCCCGCGGTCCAGCGGCGCCGGGGTGGAGGTGGGCGTGACGGGCAGCTCGTCGTCCGCCTCCAACGGCAGCCCGCGCAGCAGCAGATAGCCGTCCTCGGTGCCCTCGGCGTAGAACTTGTCGAGCGCCTCGGCCAGTTCGCGCGGGAGCCGCGCGGACAGCTCCTTCGCCTTCTCCAGGAAGCCGTACAGGTCCGCGCGCGGCACCTCGGGAAGTTCGGCCGCGAGAGCGCGCAGCTGCTCCCGGTGCGCGGTGCAGTCAATGATCGGAGAAGCCATGGGTGCGATATCTCCTTTGCAGCGGTGGGCGGTTGGTCACGTCTGTGGGTCGCGTCTGTGGGCTATGCCGGGGGGCGATGGGCGCGGGCGTACTGGTAGAGCAGCTCCGCGCCGATCTCGGTCGCCAGGACGGAGGTGATCCCGGCGTGGTCGTAGAGGGGCGAGACCTCCATCACGTCGAAGCCGACCGGCTTGAGGTCACCGACGCAGCGCAGCAGCCCGAGGACCTCCCGCGAACTGAGCCCGCCCGGCGCGGGGGTGCCCGTCCCGGGGGCGAACGCCGGGTCGCAGACGTCGATGTCGACCGACACGTACACGGGGCGCTGGCCGACCCGCTCCCGGATGAGGGCCGCGGTGCCGGCGACTCCCCGGTCACCGAACTCGTCGGCGGTCACGACGCGTACGCCGTGGCCGCGGGCGTAGTCCAGCGAGTCCGGCTTGGGGTTGTGGCCGCGGATGCCGATCTGCACCATCGCGGCCGGGTCGATGAGCTTCTCGTCGATGCCGTGCCGGAAGGGCGTGCCGTGGTGGTACTGGCCGCCGTAGAACGCCGGGTTGGTGTCGGAGTGGGCGTCCAGGTGGACGACGGCGACCGGGCCGTGCTGTTCGGCGACGGCGCGCAGGGCCGCCACGGTCAGCGAGTGGTCGCCGCCGAGCATCATGAAGGCGGCGTTGTGCTTCAGCAGCTCCGCCAGGTGCCGCTGTGCCGTCTCGATGGCGATGTTCATGTCGAACGGGGTCAGATCGATGTCGCCGCCGTCGACGCAGTTGATGAGGTCGAAGGTGCCGGGACCGCGGTCGATACCGACACCGTGGATGAGCCCGGACTCGTTGCGGATGGCGCGCGGCCCGAACCGGGCACCAGGCCGGTAGCTGGTCCCGCCGTCGTAGGGAGCGCCGATGACCACGACGTCGTAGCCGCGTGGCTCCTGTTCGAGCGGCAGGCGCATGAAGGTGGGGATCTGGGCGTAGCGGGGTGAGACGTGCGAGTCGATGCGTTCCACGGCTCAGTCGCCCTCCGGGGTCTCTACAGCGGTGGTCAGGAACAGGGACAGGAACCCGACGGGGGCGTACGGCCTCATGCCGCCCCTCGTTCCAGCCGGTCGGCCACCTGCCGCACCACCTCGGCGGTGCTCACCTCGCCCGGGTTCTGGCCGGCCACCACGGTGCGGTCGAAGAGCTCCCGCACCACCTGCTGTTTCGCCGCGTCGACCGATCGCTCCGGGACGCCCTCCTCCAGAAGCAGCAGGGAGAAGGAGGAGGTGGTGCCCGACCCCTCGTGGACGCCCAACTTGGGGCGCGTGACGGTCTGTTCGGGCAGCAGTTCGGCCATCGCGGCGCGCAGCACCCACTTGTCCCGCCCGTAGCGGCGCTTGAGCCCGGCCTCCAGCGAGACGAGCAGGTCGAGCACGTCGCGGTCCCAGTAGGGGTGGGTGGACCAGTGGCCGGACAGGGTGGACAGCACCGGCGACATCTCGTTGAGGCCGTCGTAGGTCGCCATGTCGTACGCCACAGCCGTGTCCAGGTTCGGCAGCCGGTCCTCGCGGTGCATGCCCGCGAGCGGGATGTCGGCGCCGTACCCGGTCAGGACCCGGCGCGCGGGGCCGTCGAGGGCGCGGTAGAGCGCGACGAGCGGCAGCAGGTACTCGATGATGTGCGGGTCCTCGGACTCCGCCGCCCAGACCGTGTACGGGAGTTGGCGCAGCAGGTCGGCGGTGGGGACGGTGATCTCCCGGTGCCGGGTGCCGAGGTGGTCGGCGACCGCCCGGGCCTGGGCGAACTCGTCGGACACGTCGGTGCCCATCGACAGCGAGTCGATCGAACCGGCCGCCCGGTGCGCGAGGGCGGCGACCCCGGAGGAGTCGATGCCGCCGGAGAGCACCACCAGCGGCGTACCGCCCGGTGCGATGCGCGCGCCCACGGCCCGGTCGAGAGCCGTGCGTACGGCTGCCACGGCGTCGTCCTCGTCCATGATCCGGCGGGCCAGGGGCGGGGCCCAGGTGCGGTGGATCTCGGCCGTACCGGAGTCGAGGCCGATGTCCATCACGGCGCCGGCGGGCACCTGGTAGACCCCGGGCAGGCCGCGCACCCGGCGGGCGTCGGCGAACGGGAAGCCCCGTGGACCGCCGTGCCCGGCCAGGGTCTTGGCCTCGGTGGACGCGGTGACCTCGCCGGGGCCCGCGCACACGTACAGCGGGACGGATCCGGCGTGGTCGCTGGCCAGCAGGACCCGCCGGCCGGTGCTGACGACGGCCGCGAACCGCCCGTTGACGAGGCGGAAGGCGTGCGGGCCGTAGCGGCGCAGCAGGTCCAGGAGCAGCTGTGCGTCGCCGCCCGGCTGCCCGGCCTTGGGGCCCAGTACGGAGTACAGGTCGTCACGGTTGTAGATCTCACCGGCGATCAGCACGGCGGTGTCCGTGTCGCGTGCCTGGGCGGAGTCGGGTGGGAGCCCGGGGGCGTGCACCAGGGTCGCGCCGAGGGTCTGCGAGCGCAGGCTCAGTTCGACGCCGGTGTGGGTGCCCCGGGTGGCGAAGGCGGCCGGGGGGATCCGGCCCCCGCTCGGACGAGCGGAGGCCAGGAAACCGAAGGCCGCGGGAAGGTCCTGGGACTGGGAGACCATGATCAGATGCTCAGCGCTCCGAAACCGCCGGGCTGGAAGTCGTAGTTGATGGGGACCTCGATCAGGAACGGGCGGCCCAGCTCGGCGCCCTTGCGCAGCGCGGCGAGCAGCTCCTGACGGTCGGTCGCCTTGGTGGCCTCCACGCCGTTGGCCTCGGCGAGGGCGACGAAGTCGACGCCGTTGAACTTGACCGCGGGGTCGTGGCTGCGGTGGTGGCCGATGTTCTGGTAGAGCTCGATCAGTCCGTTGGTGTCGTTGTTCACGACCACCGTCACGATCGGCAGGTTGAGGCGGGCGATGGTCTCCAGGTCCGCGCTGTTGGAGTGGAAGCCGCCGTCGCCGGCGATGAGGAAGGTGGGCTGGCCGGGGCGGGCGAGCTGGGCGCCCATGGCGGCGGGGATGCCGTAGCCGAAGCTGGAGCAGCCGGCCGAGGTGAGGAAGCCGAAGGGCTGGTCGGCGCGGGCGAACAGGACGCCGTAGTGCCGGAAGAAGCCGATGTCGGAGACGATCGTGCCCTCGCCCGCCCCGGCGACCTCCTCCATCACGGTGTTCATGGAGTCCATGACCTGGTGGACGCGCATGCCGTCCTCGTAGGCCGTCGGGTCCGCGAGGAACTCCGCGACGCGGGCTCGCAGCGGGGCGATGTCGTGCCGCTCCTTGGCCGCGAGGGAGGCCGTCGCCGTGTCGAGGTGCTCGACGAACGCGAGGACGTCGGTGACGACGTCGACGGTGGGCCGGTAGACGCGCGGGATCGGGTTGGCGGTGGGCGAGACGCGGACGGTCTTCTTCTCGGCGCCCTTCTGCCACATGGAGGGCCGCAGGTCCTCGGCGTAGTCGTAGCCGACGGTGAGGATGAGGTCCACGGGGGCGAACAGCGTCTCCAGGGCGGGGAAGTTCAGGATGCCGTCCATGTAGCCGGTGACGGCGCCGTAGTTCAGTTCGTGGCCGTGCGGCAGGACGCCCTTGGCGATGTACGTCGTGATGACGGGCACGTTGAGCCGCTCGGCGAGGGCGCGCAGCGCGGGGACCGCTCCGGAGCGGATCGCGGCGGCGCCGACGACCAGCACCGGGTGCCGGGCGTCCTTCAGGAGCTCGGCGGCCTCGTCGGCGGCCTTCTGCCAGCCGTCCGCGACCGCGCCGATCGGCTTGGCCGGGGTGTTCGCCGGCGGGTGCTGCACGGAGTCGTCGATGCCCTCGGAGGAGCCGAGCAGGTCGACCGGCAGGGAGATGAACGCCGGGCCGACGGGCTCGGTCATGGCCGCGGTCACGGCGGAGTCCACGAGGTCGGTGATCTCGTGCGGGCGCTCCAGCTCCACCGCGTACTTGGACATCGGCGCGATGATCGACACGGAGTCCAGGCACTGGTGGGTGTCGTTGGGGAAGATGTCGTGCGACTCGGACTGGGCCGCGAGGGCGATCACCGGCGAGCGGTCCAGGACCGAGGTGGCGATGCCGGTGGAGAGGTTGGTCATGCCGGGGCCCAGGGTGGCCCAGCACGCCTGCGGGCGCCCGGTGATGCGTGCGAGGACGTCGGCGGCGACACCGGCGGTGAACTCGTGCCGGGTGAGGACGAAGTCGATGCCCTCGACCTCGTCGAAGAGGATCGACGCGGCCTCCCGGCCGACTACCCCGAACACCTTCTCCACACCATGGTCACGCAGTCGCGCCAGGAGGGCGTGCGCGGCGGTCGGCTTGCTGCTGGGGCCGGTCGATACACGGGACATGGATGGTCTCCAGACTCGGTCAGCGGTGGACACTTCGCGCCAACCCTGACCAGGACCGCTCTTCGCTCCCTCTCCCCGGGATATCGGGGAGCGCGCGGAGAGAAACAGAAGACCGATGGAGCCGAGGACTCCGTTTCGGCTCCCATTAATTCGGACACCCTGCGTCCGATTTCACTTATCGAGGAACCACGAATCTGATGACTTCCGGCCACTGTTGGCCGGGCCACGAGTCGTTTCGGAGACATTTCCTTCGGAGGTCTAGACCACATAAACCCGGTCGTCGAACATTCTCGGCCAGCTCGCCCGCCCGTATATGGCCGAGACCGCTCGACCGACAAGCGGAGGGAGCCACCACCTGCGAGTCTCCGCCACTCCTTACCGTCTTCTTTACCTTGTCTTGAACTATGTGTTCGAGGAGAGACCGAAGAGAGAGGGGCGATTAATCTGCGCCATATGAACCGTTCCGATGGCTACGTTGACCACCCGCGGTACGACAGGCGCAGGTCCCGTCGTCGCGCGGTCGTATCAACGTTTGTGGCACTTGCGGCGACTGCGGGAATCGGCTACTGGGCCTACAACGCCCTGGTCGGAGACGACGAAGACGACCCACAGGTAGCCGCGGCCACCGGACGGCTGAACACGTTCCTCGACGCATGGGAGGCGGGCGACGCCAAGAAGGCGGGCGGGCTGACGGACACGCCGGACAACGCCGAGTCGTTGATCAAATCCGTCATGACGAACCTGAAGCCGTCGAAGACGGAGATCACCGCCGGCGCCGGGAAGCGGGAAGCGGAAGGGGAAGTAGAGATTCCGTTCACCGTGAAGATGTCCCTTTCCGGGGCGGGCGATTACCAGTGGGATTCGAAAGCGGAGCTCGTCGAGAAGAGCGGGCGCTGGACCGTTGAATTCCATACACCACTGATTCACCCGGCGATGGTTCCGGGACAGACCCTCGCCCTGGAGTCGCGGGAGCGAGCCGCCGTCCTCGACAAGAATGGCGACGAGCTCCAGTCCGCTTCTCTCGTGGGCGCCGTCGACCCCAAGACCGGCAAAGGGATCTCCGGCCTCCAGGCCCGCTACGACAAGCAGCTCGCCGGTGGCGGGGGCAAGGCCCAGTCGGTCGTGATCCTGGAACGCCAGAGCGGCCGCGTCGTCAAACAGCTCACCGGCTCGGGAAGCAGCACGGGCAAGCCGGTGAAGACCACGATCGACCCGAAGGTGCAGGAAGCCGCCGCCGAAGCACTCGACGGAGTGAAGAAGAACGCGGCCATCGTCGCCATCGACCCGAGCAACGGCCACATCCTGGCCGCGGCCAACATGCCCTCCGGCATGAACCGCGCCCTGGAGGGCCGTTACCCGCCCGGCTCCACCTTCAAGGTCGTCACCTCCGCCGCCCTGCTGAAGCAGGGGATGCGCCCCACCGACCGGGCGGACTGCCCCAAGTTCGCCTACGTCAACGGCCAGCGCTTCGAGAACCAGAACCAGTTCGTGCTGCCGTCGGGATCGACCTTCAGGGACGCCTTCGCCAAGTCCTGCAACACGTTCTTCGTCGGCGCCCGCGGGAAGCTGTCGAACACCGCCCTGCACGACACGGCGGAGGCCTTCGGGATCGGCGGCTCGTGGGACGTGGGCACCACGACGTACGACGGAAGCATCCCGGTCACGGAAAGCGACAACGACAAGGCCGCCTCCACCATCGGACAGGCCAGGCTCCAGGCGTCGCCGCTGGTCATGGCCTCGATCGCGGCCACGGTGAAGGAGGGCGAGTTCAAGCAGCCCGTCCTGGTGCCCGACGCCGTGAAGAAGAAGTACGAGGCCCCCTCACGACTCGACGCGAACGTGGTCGGCAACCTGCGCGAGATGATGCGCGCGACCGTCACCTACGGCGCCGGCTGGGCCCTCAAGGACCTGCCCGGCGAACCCCACGCCAAGACGGGCACCGCCGAGTTCGGCAAGGAGACCCCGCCGCGCACCCACGCCTGGATGATCGGCTACCAGGGCGACCGTGAGATCGCCTGGTCGGTCCTCCTGGAGGACGGCGGGTCGGGCGGATCCGACGCGGGCCCCATCGCGGCGAAGTTCCTCAAGAACCTCAACTGACCCAGGGCTGCCACCAGCCAGCAGGCCATCAGGAGATCGACCCATCCGCGACCGGAGCAACGGTCACGGAGCACTTGTGAACCGACGGTACGGGGGACAGCAGCCGCACGATTCGACGAAGCGTCACCGGGAGCGGCCCAGCCGCGCCGCGGGTGGCGGTTCCCCTCCGTACCCGTCAACACCTCAACGCCTGTTGGGCGACGGCTTGATTCACACATACAAGGGGGAACCGTCTTGAACAGC containing:
- the argJ gene encoding bifunctional glutamate N-acetyltransferase/amino-acid acetyltransferase ArgJ, which encodes MSDSEVTENTENSEEKATPRGFVVHTAPIGLADDGRDDFTVLASTVPAQVSAVFTRSRFAGPSVLLSRDAIADGRARGVVVLARNANVATGREGEANAREVRESVARTLGVPEGELLIASTGVIGRQYPMPQIREHLKSLSWPFPEGGFDRAARAIMTTDTRPKEVRLRCGDATLVGIAKGVGMIEPDMATLLTFFATDARLDPAEQDRIFRRVMDRTFNAVSIDTDTSTSDTAVLFANGLAGDVDPVAFESVLYEAALALVKDIASDGEGASKLIEVQVTGARDAAQAKRVGKTVVNSPLVKTAVHGSDPNWGRVSMAIGKCSDDTDIDQDAVTIRFGAVEVYPPRADAARDEDALRAAVAEHLQGDEVIIGIDLGIADGAFTVYGCDLTEGYVRLNSEYTT
- the cs1 gene encoding clavaminate synthase Cs1, with product MASPIIDCTAHREQLRALAAELPEVPRADLYGFLEKAKELSARLPRELAEALDKFYAEGTEDGYLLLRGLPLEADDELPVTPTSTPAPLDRGRLVMEAMLAVTGRRLGLHTGYAELRSGTVYHDVYPSPGAHYLSSETSETLLEFHTEMAYHVLQPNYVMLACSRADHERRAETLVGSVRKALGLLDDETKARLYDRKQPCCVDVAFRGGVEDPGAIANVKPLYGDEKDPYLGYDRELLAPVEPADKEAVAALSQALDDVTESVKLTPGDLLIIDNFRTTHARTPFSPRWDGKDRWLHRVYIRTDRNGQLSGGERAGDVVTFSPRR
- the speB gene encoding agmatinase, with translation MERIDSHVSPRYAQIPTFMRLPLEQEPRGYDVVVIGAPYDGGTSYRPGARFGPRAIRNESGLIHGVGIDRGPGTFDLINCVDGGDIDLTPFDMNIAIETAQRHLAELLKHNAAFMMLGGDHSLTVAALRAVAEQHGPVAVVHLDAHSDTNPAFYGGQYHHGTPFRHGIDEKLIDPAAMVQIGIRGHNPKPDSLDYARGHGVRVVTADEFGDRGVAGTAALIRERVGQRPVYVSVDIDVCDPAFAPGTGTPAPGGLSSREVLGLLRCVGDLKPVGFDVMEVSPLYDHAGITSVLATEIGAELLYQYARAHRPPA
- a CDS encoding asparagine synthase-related protein; the protein is MVSQSQDLPAAFGFLASARPSGGRIPPAAFATRGTHTGVELSLRSQTLGATLVHAPGLPPDSAQARDTDTAVLIAGEIYNRDDLYSVLGPKAGQPGGDAQLLLDLLRRYGPHAFRLVNGRFAAVVSTGRRVLLASDHAGSVPLYVCAGPGEVTASTEAKTLAGHGGPRGFPFADARRVRGLPGVYQVPAGAVMDIGLDSGTAEIHRTWAPPLARRIMDEDDAVAAVRTALDRAVGARIAPGGTPLVVLSGGIDSSGVAALAHRAAGSIDSLSMGTDVSDEFAQARAVADHLGTRHREITVPTADLLRQLPYTVWAAESEDPHIIEYLLPLVALYRALDGPARRVLTGYGADIPLAGMHREDRLPNLDTAVAYDMATYDGLNEMSPVLSTLSGHWSTHPYWDRDVLDLLVSLEAGLKRRYGRDKWVLRAAMAELLPEQTVTRPKLGVHEGSGTTSSFSLLLLEEGVPERSVDAAKQQVVRELFDRTVVAGQNPGEVSTAEVVRQVADRLERGAA
- a CDS encoding thiamine pyrophosphate-binding protein: MSRVSTGPSSKPTAAHALLARLRDHGVEKVFGVVGREAASILFDEVEGIDFVLTRHEFTAGVAADVLARITGRPQACWATLGPGMTNLSTGIATSVLDRSPVIALAAQSESHDIFPNDTHQCLDSVSIIAPMSKYAVELERPHEITDLVDSAVTAAMTEPVGPAFISLPVDLLGSSEGIDDSVQHPPANTPAKPIGAVADGWQKAADEAAELLKDARHPVLVVGAAAIRSGAVPALRALAERLNVPVITTYIAKGVLPHGHELNYGAVTGYMDGILNFPALETLFAPVDLILTVGYDYAEDLRPSMWQKGAEKKTVRVSPTANPIPRVYRPTVDVVTDVLAFVEHLDTATASLAAKERHDIAPLRARVAEFLADPTAYEDGMRVHQVMDSMNTVMEEVAGAGEGTIVSDIGFFRHYGVLFARADQPFGFLTSAGCSSFGYGIPAAMGAQLARPGQPTFLIAGDGGFHSNSADLETIARLNLPIVTVVVNNDTNGLIELYQNIGHHRSHDPAVKFNGVDFVALAEANGVEATKATDRQELLAALRKGAELGRPFLIEVPINYDFQPGGFGALSI
- a CDS encoding penicillin-binding transpeptidase domain-containing protein, with product MNRSDGYVDHPRYDRRRSRRRAVVSTFVALAATAGIGYWAYNALVGDDEDDPQVAAATGRLNTFLDAWEAGDAKKAGGLTDTPDNAESLIKSVMTNLKPSKTEITAGAGKREAEGEVEIPFTVKMSLSGAGDYQWDSKAELVEKSGRWTVEFHTPLIHPAMVPGQTLALESRERAAVLDKNGDELQSASLVGAVDPKTGKGISGLQARYDKQLAGGGGKAQSVVILERQSGRVVKQLTGSGSSTGKPVKTTIDPKVQEAAAEALDGVKKNAAIVAIDPSNGHILAAANMPSGMNRALEGRYPPGSTFKVVTSAALLKQGMRPTDRADCPKFAYVNGQRFENQNQFVLPSGSTFRDAFAKSCNTFFVGARGKLSNTALHDTAEAFGIGGSWDVGTTTYDGSIPVTESDNDKAASTIGQARLQASPLVMASIAATVKEGEFKQPVLVPDAVKKKYEAPSRLDANVVGNLREMMRATVTYGAGWALKDLPGEPHAKTGTAEFGKETPPRTHAWMIGYQGDREIAWSVLLEDGGSGGSDAGPIAAKFLKNLN